The sequence CCATCAGGCATTCGCACAATAGCGCTCATTCTTTTCCTGGAAGAATTGAATTCCAGGGTATTAAGGACAGTATAGGAGCGTTCTTCACCCATAACATTCACCTTGATATCATCACCGGACCGCCCAAGAACGGTGAAACCGCAATCGCGGGCTGTAGCAACCAAGGCTGCCTCATCCGGTGACTGAGCTTTGAAATCAATTTTGGGAGGATCGCCAGGCGTTCGCTCCGTGATAACGGTATGACACAAAGCTAGAGCTAGCATGAAGTGCTCATTAGCTTTTCGTTGTTCATCTCCGGACTCACCAGAAAGGTCAGAAACAAAATCCGGTGATACAAAAGTAAGGTTATCATCATGGAGATAGGGATTGTCGTGGATGGACCGAAGCTGCTGAACCATCAACACCCGCGATTTGGCGATGTTTTCTTTAGCCTTTCTAGATACTTCTTCTACGTCGATTCCCTCCCGCCGTTGCATGCCAGCTTGTGCTTCAGTGTAGGCTTCTCCATAAGAAACGCCGTTGATTGTACACTTTCTGAATTCCATGACGTTCTGGGTTAAAGTGCCCGTTTTGTCCGAAAATATGTACTCGATCTGGCCAAGATCGTCGGATATGTTCCACGACTTTGGCGTGCATGGATACTGTAGCTTTTCGTAGAACATAAAATTGTCACTGTGGATAAAGATGGCCTGGATAGTTCTCACGATTTCGAGAGAGATATAAAGGGAAATTGGGACAAGGTTCTGAAATAGAATGACACCTGCCCAGAATGTGATGAAACCATCGACGGACGGTGAACCTCCGTAAGAACCGAATTCAAACCAGTCCAGTGAATTATTACCATGAGCCCAGGTCACCCCTTGGACAATGCCGGCGACAAGGCACatgaaaaacaaaagaatGAAATTGTATATGACGTTCCAATTGAGGTCCTTCGCTAACCTGGCACGTTTTCGTGGTGTCTCGCCAGAATTGAGCATGATTTTAGTTTGTAAACCAGTGAAGACAACCACACCGAGAACCCATTCAGTATTTCGCAAGCTGCAGCCACGAAGAAGCATGTTGTTAATGGTGATAGGTTCGACCATTTCCTTCACCGGTGCATCCCGGTCTTTCGGGTTGCGTTGATTCCATTTAACGGCACCATTATATTGGTAGAGGTTGGCATGTGGCAACTCGCTCTCGATGACGAAAGTTGCCTTTTCGCAGTCCCTTGCATGTTTGACGGCGCGCCCACAATGAAGAGCCTGTCTAACTTTAAGATTCGTCTCGCCATCCAGATTCTTTGTCTCCACGTAACAAGCACCATCGGGATCGGAGGTAGACAGGATAACAACATCAGCAGGAATTTGCTCCTCGTTATAGATACGGACAAAATCTCCAACCTGGACATTCTTCCAATAGTCTCGCGCAAACCTAGCCGTCCCCGGGGTCTGTTTTGTTTTGTCCAAGACATTGCCGTAGCTTTTAGGGGCGATGGGTATACCCTCGAAACCCAAGGATTCGGGGGCGAGATGCGTAGCTAACGATGGATTTCCACTTGAGAGAGGCAACGAAGACTCGTCCTCGAGTTGAGTAGTTTCTTCTGAGCCCCATGCGCTTGATTGAGTCTGTCGCCTATTCAAAGAAGGCGACTGAATGGGCGTCATTGGTATCCCATCGTCGGCCTCTTCAGCACGCGTGGATTGGAAAGAAGTCCTGGTTGAATATACGGAACCTCGCCGTGTGGTCGCGATAGAACCACGCCTGTCGGGCGTCTCGTCAACGAGTTCGTGAGGCTCGCCATGTCGCAAGCGTTTAATGGACTTCCACGTTCGCTTTACGCCCCTGGTGGACGCTTTCTTTATTCGACGCCAGAGAGAGATATTGTCCTCAGTAGAATTCACATTATTCCAATCCAGCAACCGATGGATTGGCGAATTGTTTAACTCATTGTCCAAAACGGTTCGACGCCAGTCTTCGATCGCGTCTTTGATGCCAGTGATTGTTAAGATAGCAATTAGGGGAACAGCACCCAGCCCCGGATTCGAAGCACCGAAAATCGGAAAAAACTAGGAACGCCAGAAGATCAGTTACTTATTGAGCGGATAAGTTGGCGATTTGGGAATACTCACACTGAGGATGATAATGAATAGAAAGTAAACATTGGCGATATTGTGGAACTGAAACCATAAGTTCTTGGGAATAAAGGTTAGGGGCGTGTACTTTGCAGTTCTGATTTTGTTCCTAGCATAATCGGCCACTAGATTGCCGTCTTCGTCCCTATCTTCCGGCGGTATCGGTGTGTTGAAATATATCCTCCGCTGGCCCTCTTCCGACTCGCTTCCTGTCGGAGAGTGCCTGCCGTTGGGCAAACCATTTGCAGCGGATTTGCGCTTCTCTTCCTTAGAGTTCAGTCTGCGGTGAAATCTATCTATGATGGACACCCGCTTCTTAATTCCTCTGGAACCCGCATGTCGCTGTGTTGCCCATCGCATTCGGCGGACCGGCTTCGAGACGTTTGCTTCACCATCGTTCCCGAACTGAACCACCGCCATCAGGGGCTATATGGACGACTGTCTCCTACAGGTCCTAGGAACGAGGGAAAGGAGTGGAAATTGACATCCAGGGCGAACTTTCTGGGGAGAACGAGCGGGAGAAGGTGAAAGGAGCGATGTGGCCGAGTGGCACGGGCAATCTCGACAAGCGAATTACCGGAACCGACAGGATGAAAGGAACCACGTCAACCATAAGTCTACCTcgaggcaaaaaaaaaaaaagtgtCGACTGCCAGTTTGGCTTCTTTCCGCGATGCGAGTGAAATATCGAGGGAGCGGAGTGATAACGACAACGGGCAGTTTGGGAGGTGACGACGAACGATAATAATCGCCGGCGAGCTGTTCTTAGGCTGTGGAAGCGGAGATTCGCGCCCTTTGCCGCCTATGTTTGCGTTGATCAAGGGGGAAGAAATGGAAGCCGAAAAAAGGACACAGTTTGGCCGTCGGGGTATTAGCCCTGTTCAGGCGGTCGCTGGCGTTGACGAGTTGGAACACACCTAATTTAATGCGGAACAACGTTAATCAGGCCCCGGTTTGATCCGGGCGGGACCGCAGCATTGGCTTTGCAGGTGTTTCGTCATCCAAAGAAAAGGTTTCTTGAGGCTGAATACGGAGATCCTTCAATGGAATCAAGGCTGGCGGCGAAAGAAAAGCTTAACTTATCGAATCGCCGACATCGAGCCTTACCTTGCCCCCCCCCAAAGAGTTCCCTGCTGCGTGTTACCGTACTTCCCGGCTGGACAAAGGCATCGTTTGAAGCCCGTGGATAGATCGGCTCCTCCCTTGCAGATTTTTAACCGCCTCCGGGCCTACGTACGAGCGGGACTTGGCACTGCGGTTATGTGGAGCCGGTGCAGACATACATAACTTTTTGTGAGCGGATTCAACCCGGCAGAAGCGGACCAGTCGCCAGGGGGCTGGGGCCTTCCGGCGCAACTGGTACCCCGTACGGAGAACTCTGTGCTGCATACTGGCCATATAAACCCCCAGGAGTAGTTACACATTGGAGTCGACCATTTGAAGTAGTTTGGAGCAGCAAGGATATGATGTTGTAGAgcaagtactccgtatgtacaGAATAGTTAAGCATTTGATGTGGCTGCTGTCTTAGTTACTGAAAAACCCACAAAGCAAGGCTGAGCACGGTCCACTGAATTGGATCAATGAGTGTCTGGCTTCGCCCAAACCGCAAATTAATTCATCCTGTGTAACTCGCTACGGAGTAACCACCCTGTAGGTAGGCCCCCAACAACAGGGCTCTCACGAATCGTGCGGAAGAAGAACTCTATATGAATGAGTCTGTCGATTTATAACTCTGTAAACTGCGCCTTGTGCTCCGTATCGCAGAAGCTGAAACTGCGGCGTCATAGGGCGATGGAAGCCAGAAGAGGACACTTTTGACGCGAACCAATCCTCCGTGCGCCGTGACGGAACCTTATGTCGTCCAGACGTCGTGTGGCGTCGGGCGAGTCGTCGGCCATACCGATATCCAGAAAAGGATATATTGGTGGATTATTAATAGCGCCTCAGTCACGTGGACTCGCGACGGCTTGTGTGGAACGCGGTCGCGACGCAGAACGTTGGCTTATCGACTGGAGCTGCGTCTCGATCAGGGTGGAAAAGATGCTTGTCGCACTGTGCACAACTTCCATGGGAGACTCTATGTAAAATGGCAAAAGAGCGGACGATTGCCAGCTACTTCACGACCTCCACAGGTGCATCCAAAGCTGCCGATAACACTCCAAGCCCACCCTCCTCCCCGCTCAGCCCTTGTCCATCGAATATCTCCTCACAGACCTTCTCGTCGCCCACAAAGCCGCCGCCACGGCAAAGTCCGCTGAAGAATACACTTACCTCGCGGCTTTCACTCTCAAACGATGGGCCCACTATCTGCAACCCAAAACCACCCCCTTCATCACAGCACACGTCCTCTGGGACAAGCTTCGGGAGCTCTCAGCGAGTGGTCAAGGATGGTCAGGTTGTTGTGACCGGTACTGATGGAGAAGATACTGAATCCATCTATTCCTTCGGGTCTGATGATGACCTCTGCCGAAAACTTCTGGGCTCGGGAAGTCCGTTGCGTCCGTCTGAAAAGAAGGGAACCAGCCAAATACCTACGACACCGCCCGGATATAAGTTCTCCCTAGAAGATTTGGTTACCCACGCCGTAGACGATAGGGAAACTGAAGCCAATATATCAAGATTGAGACTCTCTTTTAAAGGCCCGGGAGAGAACAGTGGCCCAAGCAAGGTCAATAGAACCCCAAAGCAACGAAGCAGGATGTTTCGCGATAGTATTTTGGCGTCGGCCGTCGGCGAAGATACAAACACGGAGACAATGCAACGGCTAAAAGCCGCAGTTGATAGGACAGAAGCAGTCGACCAAGGGAAGACCTGGTCTTTTTTCGAGGACACAATCTCGTCTGTGCCTCCACCGAAATTTCCTGAAAAGTCAGTTGCTCCAGGCTCCTGGGAGTCCGTTCTAACAGGCGAGTATCGTATCCTCCACCAAGGTTCCCTTTGTTGTTCTAACCAAATTACGTAGTCCCTGAGACGCGCGAGAGGGCGTTTTTCTCCGGTTTAGTCGGAGAATCATTATCCGGCAACACGCTTCCTGACGAAATTTTTATCTGGATCTTTCATGCCTGTATAGTTCTCCCTTTTTTGGCAGACTGAGTTGAGATTAACGTGATTTCTAGGTACAACGGAACCTCGCAATGAGGTCCGATTCGCTTACTGCAGTGCCATCAAAGTTTGTATcctaatttttttttttttttttttttttccctcctacTGGATTCATGAACTAACTCTCTCAGGTGGCGCCGGCAAAACGCGTATCGTCTCTTATACATTCCACTCATATTGAACAGTTGTTCCGCAATCTAGGAGCCCGGCAAGATGCTCTCTCAATTCAAGATGTCGTCATGCCCGATTTCCATGCTTTAAGCCGTAAGTCATCTTATGCACCCATTCATCCCGTGGTCTCTAATTTCCTTAGGTCCCAAGCCGAAGGACTATAAATATCTCTTGTCTGCTCTCGATGTTATAGACGGTATAGCATCAAAGTAAGATCACCTGCCTGTGCTTTCTTTAAAATCAAACCAACACTCGATATGCTATAGGCTAAATAACGATGCGCGCGATTATGCTTTGAAAGTCGCTCTGCGCCTCACACTTGATGAAACCTCTATGCGCGATTGCTTTGTGTCCGCAGCAACTCAACGGGCAATAACATCTCTTCTAGGAGAGGGTGTCTTACTTACAGATTTAGCTGTTAGTCACCCAGCCCACTGTGGCAGTACAAATACTAATTGCAAGTAAAGCTTTACGAACTCTCTGTTGTCCTGTATAACACAATTAAAGACCCCGCACTCCAAAGCCAACTATTAAAGCACATATCCCCAGCGACGCCAAAGGTAGCGCTGTTGCGATGCCGTTTAGCAGCTGCGTTCTtttttgaagataaagcctTCCTTGATAAGCCAGCGGAGCTAGTATTCGATTTAAAGCGAATGACGATCCGGTTGCAGGACGACCGGTTCAAAATACACCGTTCAACGCCCACAGGACAAGAACCGCTGGACTACTGGGAGCTTAGTGCTATCACATCCATCCTAGATGTTGCAATTGGCTCCGGGACAGCCGAGAAGTCTTTTCCGAACAAAGAGAGCGAAGCCAAATTCAATCGAGATGTGGACAAGCTAGCAGAGCAAATTAAAGTCATATTCACGGCGATCAAGGACACAGGAGCTTCACATCTAAAACGGACGGAAGCAAAAGAGTATCTGCAGGCCCTTCATTATCGTCTGATATATGGCGTTCGAACAAAGCCACGTCCAAAGGTTTCTTGGTTTGTGCCCTCCAAGAGTGGAGGTGTGGCTGACGAGTCCTGGAGTGGAATTAAGAAGAGTGGAAATCTAATGGACAGGTTTTTGTCCCGCGGGAAAGATAACGATTCCAATGATGGCGACCTCTCCGACCAGGCTACTGATATGCGACTATGAGCGATCTCCCCAGAGACAGCCATAACGTAATGACCTTGACGATTTACTCAATGCCGTCGCCCCAACTCCCAGCGGAGGAAGCAATTCCCTGGATATTATGTATTTAAAATATGTTTGAAATAATATCGGCACTAGTATAAGCCCGCCCGTTCTTATCCCAAAACTACCAGTAGAAAGCCTCTACGTAGGAAAAAGACGCTATAAGATTAGAACATAGCCAAACAAAAGCGTAATATCACATATAATGTGGCTCAGCTCTAGCGAaagaccaaaaaaagaaaggaagaaaagcccTAGCAGCAAGAAAGCGTGCGTACTCCGCACAAAGCTTCAATCGTAGAATTTCCGGTTTTCGTTCTTGCCGAACAGCAATTCTCGAACCACCGGAAGCGCGTCTGATTCAAGGAGCCTAAGCCGCTCTTCGAAAGTATTGATGATCTCGATCTTGCCCCCGCCGCCGACGATGATAACACCACCCGCGCTAAAGCAACATGCAGATTAGAATCCTCTCAACTACcaagagaaataaaaaaggaaaaagggaaaaggagaCTTACGATGCTTCCGGAAGTGGCTCACTCTCGTCAAGTTCCACAGAAACCTCCTTGCCAACTTTCTCTTCGAACTCTTTGGCCGCCTCCTTGCCAGCCTTCTTGACCGCGTCATAATCTTTCTTTCGCGCCCGAACCTGAATCTTATTCTCGTTCAATGCATACAGTCCTTCGAGCACCAAGCCCTTCAAAACCTCCCCGTACTCTTTCCTCTCCTTTTCCTTGGCCTTGTTTCTTTGGCCCTCCTCCAAGACAACACTCAGGctctctctcgctcgctCAAACAGCTCATCCAGCACAGCCTGTTTCGCAGACAAAACACGCAGGCGACTCTTATTCGCGAGCGTCGAGCGAGTGATCTGCTGAGACATAGCGGCCTGTTTGAACTTCTTTTCGTAGAGGGTGTCGATGGCGGCAGTCTCCTGGCGGACGAGCTTGGACTTTTCAATGGCAAATTCTTCGTCGGCTTTGATTTGGATCTCACGGGCCTTTTCTAGGGCTTCTTGTTTTATGAACGCGGTCATTTTGCGGAGCTCGCCCGCGACCTGAGGGGAGGTTGTGGTTAGTCGGCGGTTGGGAGAATGGAACGGCCGTCGGGGGGGACTGGGTTGGTGGACAAAGGCATACCTGGTCGTCGGATAGTGCATGGCTTTGTGACATTTTGAATGACGATGTATCCGATGGAATTAGTAGGCGTGGACCGGAGGAATAAGCGCAGAAGAGCCGGAAGGAGGGAGGTTGGAGGTGCTGGTGACCTTGACTTTGTGCAGTGAAACAACGGAAACCAGTAGGGGCAAATCCAGATGCGAAAATGAGCCTATCAATGAACTTCTGCCACTTATACAGCTATTGATGTTGGCTGGATAGGTCAGATGATAGCTTCGACGTTCATCACGCAGTTCCAGGTACCCCAATAACTATGGGCCGCCATCGATGAATGCAACTCGGGCCTTGGCATCATGTTTACGTAATTTGGGTGAGATCTGATAAGATGCCTTGATAAGAGTGACTGCTTCGTCATTGGGTTAGTTTgtcttgtttgttttgttttcgCAGAAAGGCCTCTGGAAAGTACGGAAGACTCCGTCGAGACGGGTCGATAATATCTAGTCGTTACCAAGGAGGCGCCTTATAGCAAAGTCCGTAAATAGCTTAGCAAAGTTGTATGGCACATCATTGTTGAGCTGCCAACATTTTAAAACCACCATGCTGAGACGCTGATGTCAACTCTGGCGCACCATGTGggaac is a genomic window of Coccidioides posadasii str. Silveira chromosome 3, complete sequence containing:
- a CDS encoding uncharacterized protein (EggNog:ENOG410PG3H~COG:P~TransMembrane:10 (i130-148o484-500i520-545o565-588i1136-1155o1167-1188i1218-1239o1259-1277i1284-1304o1324-1344i)~BUSCO:238at33183) produces the protein MAVVQFGNDGEANVSKPVRRMRWATQRHAGSRGIKKRVSIIDRFHRRLNSKEEKRKSAANGLPNGRHSPTGSESEEGQRRIYFNTPIPPEDRDEDGNLVADYARNKIRTAKYTPLTFIPKNLWFQFHNIANVYFLFIIILSFFPIFGASNPGLGAVPLIAILTITGIKDAIEDWRRTVLDNELNNSPIHRLLDWNNVNSTEDNISLWRRIKKASTRGVKRTWKSIKRLRHGEPHELVDETPDRRGSIATTRRGSVYSTRTSFQSTRAEEADDGIPMTPIQSPSLNRRQTQSSAWGSEETTQLEDESSLPLSSGNPSLATHLAPESLGFEGIPIAPKSYGNVLDKTKQTPGTARFARDYWKNVQVGDFVRIYNEEQIPADVVILSTSDPDGACYVETKNLDGETNLKVRQALHCGRAVKHARDCEKATFVIESELPHANLYQYNGAVKWNQRNPKDRDAPVKEMVEPITINNMLLRGCSLRNTEWVLGVVVFTGLQTKIMLNSGETPRKRARLAKDLNWNVIYNFILLFFMCLVAGIVQGVTWAHGNNSLDWFEFGSYGGSPSVDGFITFWAGVILFQNLVPISLYISLEIVRTIQAIFIHSDNFMFYEKLQYPCTPKSWNISDDLGQIEYIFSDKTGTLTQNVMEFRKCTINGVSYGEAYTEAQAGMQRREGIDVEEVSRKAKENIAKSRVLMVQQLRSIHDNPYLHDDNLTFVSPDFVSDLSGESGDEQRKANEHFMLALALCHTVITERTPGDPPKIDFKAQSPDEAALVATARDCGFTVLGRSGDDIKVNVMGEERSYTVLNTLEFNSSRKRMSAIVRMPDGKIRLFCKGADSIIYSRLARGEQQELRKKTAEHLEIFAREGLRTLCIANRVLSEEEYQTWNKAHELAAAALVDRDAKLEEVSSAIERELTLLGGTAIEDRLQEGVPDTIALLATAGIKLWVLTGDKVETAINIGFSCNLLTNEMELIIFNIDSDDPSSASKELDSHLADFGLTGSDEELAAARENHEPPDPTHAVVVDGDTLKLMLGPELKQKFLLLCKQCRAVLCCRVSPGQKASVVQMVKDGLNVMALSIGDGANDVAMIQEADVGVGIAGEEGRQAVMSSDYAIGQFRFLQRLVLVHGRWSYRRLGETIANFFYKNLVWTFALFWYCIYNNFDLSYLFDYTYIILVNLAFTSLPVILMGVLDQDVDDKVSLAVPQLYKRGIERKEWTQRKFWLYMLDGFYQSVICFYMTYLLYQPAQNVTENGLDLNDRMRMGIFVGCSAVVASNVYILLNTYRWDWLTVLINAISSLLIWFWTGVYSSVLASGQFYKSGAEVFGSLSFWALTLLTVTICLAPRFAIKSFQKIYFPRDVDIIREQVIMGRFKHLENFEAYVPPTARAPSFPDSDLGKPVEVTANKGTTDIPEDERPIYPPSVAPTAHTHNPRSQNGSDGTGYTASLDFRHQPQHSLDRNTRQSLDFRHYPRHSIDRTRQSFEQGRSSMERARSSFEASNDFTSAAMLARMESTHGRYDRQGHKSIPEH
- a CDS encoding uncharacterized protein (EggNog:ENOG410PN1K~BUSCO:3606at33183); amino-acid sequence: MAKERTIASYFTTSTGASKAADNTPSPPSSPLSPCPSNISSQTFSSPTKPPPRQSPLKNTLTSRLSLSNDGPTICNPKPPPSSQHTSSGTSFGSSQRVVKDGQVVVTGTDGEDTESIYSFGSDDDLCRKLLGSGSPLRPSEKKGTSQIPTTPPGYKFSLEDLVTHAVDDRETEANISRLRLSFKGPGENSGPSKVNRTPKQRSRMFRDSILASAVGEDTNTETMQRLKAAVDRTEAVDQGKTWSFFEDTISSVPPPKFPEKSVAPGSWESVLTGEYLPETRERAFFSGLVGESLSGNTLPDEIFIWIFHACTTEPRNEVRFAYCSAIKVAPAKRVSSLIHSTHIEQLFRNLGARQDALSIQDVVMPDFHALSRPKPKDYKYLLSALDVIDGIASKLNNDARDYALKVALRLTLDETSMRDCFVSAATQRAITSLLGEGVLLTDLALYELSVVLYNTIKDPALQSQLLKHISPATPKVALLRCRLAAAFFFEDKAFLDKPAELVFDLKRMTIRLQDDRFKIHRSTPTGQEPLDYWELSAITSILDVAIGSGTAEKSFPNKESEAKFNRDVDKLAEQIKVIFTAIKDTGASHLKRTEAKEYLQALHYRLIYGVRTKPRPKVSWFVPSKSGGVADESWSGIKKSGNLMDRFLSRGKDNDSNDGDLSDQATDMRL
- the VMA4 gene encoding V-ATPase V1 sector subunit E (BUSCO:457544at4751~EggNog:ENOG410PJA9~COG:C~BUSCO:13741at33183): MSQSHALSDDQVAGELRKMTAFIKQEALEKAREIQIKADEEFAIEKSKLVRQETAAIDTLYEKKFKQAAMSQQITRSTLANKSRLRVLSAKQAVLDELFERARESLSVVLEEGQRNKAKEKERKEYGEVLKGLVLEGLYALNENKIQVRARKKDYDAVKKAGKEAAKEFEEKVGKEVSVELDESEPLPEASAGGVIIVGGGGKIEIINTFEERLRLLESDALPVVRELLFGKNENRKFYD